One genomic region from Xyrauchen texanus isolate HMW12.3.18 chromosome 4, RBS_HiC_50CHRs, whole genome shotgun sequence encodes:
- the LOC127638117 gene encoding sororin-like gives MSNKSPLLASAGQSRKSNDQIDRIRKSNGASPARRRSSRLSANDENLPSKIAAPPVAVKRSITVRKIAPRKTQALSDSNKENVERLSEVALKVSKVMTSSPGVATAPKTAAVSPILPPPPSSSQCRESEQDPVWSQKVRRSYTRLSFGEKSFESPKTQPASSSPPNNRETMFGFERLQTPEVMRKTERSGIAPQGSSSFSVGSFNISSADDSASCPPEVDPNIPGVCLVKKTIRRKRVQQIKISELEVLAAKMNAEFEEAEHFDLVVE, from the exons ATGAGCAACAAATCCCCACTATTAGCGTCGGCTGGTCAGTCGAGGAAGAGCAACGACCAAATCGACCGCATCAGAA AGTCAAATGGAGCCAGTCCTGCAAGACGGAGATCTTCCAGGTTGTCGGCAAACGATGAAAATCTGCCCTCTAAAATTGCG GCTCCACCAGTGGCTGTTAAACGGTCGATCACTGTTCGAAAAATAGCACCCAGGAAAACTCAG GCCCTGTCAGACAGTAACAAAGAGAATGTGGAAAGATTATCTGAAGTGGCACTAAAGGTGTCCAAAGTCATGACATCATCCCCAGGTGTAGCAACTGCACCAAAGACGGCCGCCGTCTCGCCCATCTTGCCTCCTCCTCCATCATCATCTCAGTGTAGAGAATCTGAGCAGGATCCCGTATGGTCCCAGAAAGTGAGGCGCTCCTACACTCGGCTTAGCTTCGGTGAAAAGTCCTTTGAAAGCCCCAAAACTCAGCCTGCTTCTTCCTCACCTCCCAACAACCGAGAGACCATGTTTGGGTTTGAGAGGCTTCAGACACCAGAGGTGATGCGTAAAACAGAACGGTCTGGAATAGCTCCCCAAGGCTCTTCGTCATTCAGTGTGGGTTCTTTTAACATCTCAAGTGCTGATGACAGCGCATCTTGCCCTCCTGAAGTAGATCCAAATATCCCTGGTGTGTGCCTGGTGAAGAAAACCATCAGGAGGAAGCGTGTGCAACAGATCAAG ATTTCGGAATTGGAAGTTCTTGCCGCAAAGATGAATGCAGAGTTTGAAGAAGCGGAACATTTTGATCTGGTTGTTGAATGA
- the LOC127641512 gene encoding uncharacterized protein LOC127641512, whose protein sequence is MIPTLKLTKTLMTHLLHQNTIIIPLILTHTIIVISTTITSLTLIQKVLLTLNHPIIMEIIITHNLKVPKIIAHHIPKSTATTTVLTHSLTTIAVLTTQSLLTTTIPIQNPNTTMILSLKNLTISFQNLNLINTTSKSLKTPTISLIQIPIITPIQSLTILIIMSIQNSITILNQIPTVIIPKITIITMIILNPIVKDHHNDDHPSPLRHSPVGQRSTSPHSTKSDSSASSIVHDDQSTVSYQATSPFPKETDSELQRLIMLQEQNEVLNHSLLQTTVRMECMGAEFKTGHQLLESELQRTRIELNCLMDRFTRLQDNYSSTQQTNHHLEKKLHCVAQSMDGERERLNQRVSQLTEQLSAAKTTIQSLETINVTSMLQDALVKHLKSDDPITPLPVAPPPAQFMDSDHYDKRDDQSLGTLPEEEESDWSEMGEEVLMVSQGTHENTYFQWQQRQGCWEGANQYGRGNADTESESGGEENKTHQPPHGLQIPHLKFTVHPETLPVPIQDVSLARFKQSPDGPESESYQITDVRNLGSPIRVLSASLEEIHSIGLLKMQDDHGQLRSNKSMMDLHHTQVGTRQVSYVDDIVCNWRETNSQGSGEDVSGMVDLESAQKMLNHFIHDGESTHL, encoded by the exons ATGATTCCCACTCTGAAACTCACCAAAACACTCATGACACATCTCCTTCATCAGAACACCATCATCATTCCACTCATTCTGACCCACACCATCATCGTCATCAGCACCACCATCACAAGTCTAACACTTATCCAAAAGGTCTTGCTCACTCTAAATCATCCCATAATTATGGAAATCATCATAACTCACAATCTCAAAGTTCCCAAGATCATAGCCCACCACATTCCAAAGAGCACTGCCACCACCACAGTTCTGACTCACAGTCTCACCACAATCGCTGTTTTGACCACACAGAGTCTTCTCACCACCACCATTCCCATTCAGAATCCCAACACCACCATGATATTGAGCCTCAAAAATCTCACCATTTCCTTTCAGAATTTAAATCTGATCAACACCACCTCCAAAAGCCTCAAGACTCCCACCATCAGTCTCATTCAGATTCCCATCATCACTCCAATCCAGAGTCTAACCATTCTCATCATAATGAGCATTCAGAATTCCATCACCATTCTCAACCAGATTCCCACAGTTATAATTCCCAAGATCACCATTATCACCATGATTATCCTGAATCCCATAGTCA AGGACCATCATAATGATGATCACCCAAGCCCACTTCGCCATTCTCCAGTTGGCCAAAGGTCTACTTCTCCACATTCCACTAAATCGGATTCATCAGCTAGCTCCATTGTCCATGATGACCAATCCACAGTAAGCTACCAAGCAACATCACCATTCCCAAAA GAAACTGACTCAGAATTGCAGAGGTTAAT AATGTTACAGGAGCAGAATGAGGTTCTCAACCACAGCCTGCTGCAGACCACTGTGCGAATGGAATGCATGGGAGCAGAGTTCAAAACCGGTCACCAGCTCCTTGAGTCTGAGTTACAAAGAACTCGCATAGAACTTAACTGCCTAATGGACCGGTTCACAAG ACTTCAGGACAACTACTCCAGCACACAACAAACCAACCACCATCTGGAGAAGAAATTGCATTGTGTG GCACAAAGCATGGATGGAGAGCGTGAGCGACTGAACCAGCGTGTCTCTCAGCTCACAGAACAGCTTTCTGCAGCAAAGACAACCATCCAAAGTCTGGAAACCATTAAT GTGACATCGATGCTACAGGATGCCCTAGTGAAGCACTTAAAATCTGATGATCCTATCACTCCACTACCAGTGGCCCCACCTCCAGCTCAGTTCATGGATAGTGACCATTATGACAAAAGGGATGACCAATCATTGGGAACGCTCCCAGAAGAGGAGGAATCCGACTGGTCAGAAATGGGGGAGGAGGTTTTAATGGTTTCACAGGGAACTCATGAAAACACTTATTTTCAATGGCAGCAGAGACAAGGCTGCTGGGAGGGGGCAAATCAGTATGGGAGGGGGAATGCCGACACAGAAAGTGAATCAGGGGGTGAGGAGAACAAAACACACCAACCTCCTCATGGCCTACAGATACCACATCTCAAGTTTACTGTTCACCCCGAAACCTTGCCGGTTCCCATCCAAGACGTCAGCCTAGCCCGTTTCAAGCAGAGTCCAGATGGTCCAGAATCCGAGAGCTACCAGATCACAGATGTACGCAATCTGGGCTCCCCCATTCGCGTCCTCTCTGCTAGTCTGGAAGAGATCCACTCCATTGGGCTGCTGAAGATGCAGGATGATCATGGCCAGCTGAGGTCCAATAAATCCATGATGGACCTCCACCATACACAGGTTGGCACCAGACAGGTCTCGTATGTGGATGATATTGTTTGTAATTGGAGAGAAACAAACAGCCAGGGCTCTGGAGAAGATGTCAGTGGTATGGTTGATCTGGAGTCTGCTCAAAAAATGCTCAACCACTTCATCCATGATGGGGAGAGTACACACTTGTGA